A single region of the Microlunatus panaciterrae genome encodes:
- a CDS encoding aminoglycoside 6-adenylyltransferase, translating to MSWQLDLLDRARSYAEHESAVAELWVLGSAAQPELLDQWSDLDLGLVVVGELDLDPLLSQIGRLWALDQSSSPTQSTFRMIFDDGRRLDLVVADHAQLAGRDGRLLVSSVQSSTSVMAQVHLTSTSASADVNQARFVAAQSVIKLGRGDRLIGTHLGLELLQLCLVQAMLLRDRDEDRTAHRFGTVRDDLAERVVKLCRRPLDTDWRHLVSDATEVFDQLHSELEPHYRPDWSGLSALLGLR from the coding sequence ATGTCATGGCAACTCGACCTGCTCGATCGTGCCCGCAGCTATGCCGAGCACGAGTCTGCCGTCGCCGAGCTGTGGGTGTTGGGCTCCGCAGCACAACCCGAGCTGCTGGATCAGTGGAGCGACCTGGACCTGGGATTGGTCGTCGTCGGCGAGCTCGACCTCGATCCGCTGCTCTCACAGATCGGCCGACTCTGGGCACTTGACCAGTCCAGCAGCCCGACCCAGTCGACCTTCCGGATGATCTTCGACGACGGCCGAAGGCTCGACCTGGTGGTGGCCGACCATGCCCAGCTCGCCGGACGCGACGGTCGGCTGCTGGTGAGCTCGGTGCAGTCATCAACGTCGGTGATGGCACAGGTGCATCTGACCTCGACGTCGGCTTCAGCGGACGTCAACCAGGCAAGGTTCGTCGCGGCCCAGTCGGTGATCAAACTTGGTCGAGGCGATCGGCTGATCGGCACCCACCTCGGCCTGGAGCTGCTTCAGCTCTGCCTGGTGCAGGCCATGCTGCTGCGGGACCGCGACGAGGACCGCACCGCGCACCGGTTCGGCACCGTCCGAGATGATCTTGCCGAGCGGGTCGTCAAACTCTGCCGACGACCACTCGACACCGATTGGCGTCACCTCGTCTCTGATGCGACGGAGGTCTTCGACCAGCTGCACAGCGAACTCGAGCCGCACTATCGACCCGACTGGTCCGGACTGTCCGCCCTGCTCGGACTGCGCTGA
- a CDS encoding enolase C-terminal domain-like protein: MKIRDMIITPIAFSDPPLLNSWGVHEPLALRCVVEIVLQDGTVGLGECQGGSLRTDQLRAVREAVIGQDVFATSAIEERIHAVLGDQTVAGGGAVGMPRMAVRGVFAPIEVACLDAQGKLLGVRVCDLLGGPVRDAVPYSAYLFYKWAEHPALDGREPIGDTWGAALDPGGLVAQTRALIDRYGFTSIKLKAGVFPPEQEIAAIKALAAAFPGLPLRIDPNGGWSVPTAIRVGRELETELEYLEDPVLGREQMAAVAREVSMPLATNMCVVAFEDIPDAVARGSVGVVLSDHHVWGGLRHSLELAAICRTFDLGVSMHSNSHLGISLAAMTHLGAATPNLSYACDTHYPWNLTEEIVRPGALRFVDGSVPVPDGPGLGVELDRDALARQHEVLLRSGRTVRDDTSYMRRVEPGYDPTLPRF, translated from the coding sequence ATGAAGATCCGAGACATGATCATCACCCCGATAGCCTTCTCCGACCCGCCCCTGCTCAACTCCTGGGGGGTACATGAGCCGCTCGCGCTGCGCTGTGTCGTTGAGATCGTCCTGCAGGACGGCACGGTCGGTTTGGGTGAGTGTCAAGGCGGGTCTCTGCGCACTGATCAACTTCGAGCGGTCCGCGAGGCGGTGATCGGTCAGGACGTGTTCGCGACCTCCGCCATCGAGGAGCGCATCCATGCCGTGCTGGGTGACCAGACGGTCGCCGGGGGCGGGGCCGTGGGGATGCCGAGGATGGCGGTGCGAGGGGTGTTCGCGCCGATCGAGGTGGCCTGTCTGGACGCGCAGGGGAAGCTGCTGGGGGTGCGGGTCTGCGACCTGCTCGGCGGCCCGGTCCGAGACGCGGTTCCCTACAGTGCCTACCTGTTCTACAAGTGGGCCGAACATCCGGCCCTGGACGGTCGGGAGCCGATTGGCGACACCTGGGGTGCCGCGCTCGATCCTGGCGGGCTGGTGGCCCAGACCCGGGCCCTGATCGACCGCTATGGCTTCACCTCGATCAAGCTGAAGGCGGGCGTCTTCCCACCGGAGCAGGAGATCGCGGCGATCAAGGCTCTGGCAGCCGCGTTCCCGGGGCTGCCGCTGAGGATCGACCCCAATGGCGGTTGGAGCGTACCGACCGCCATCCGCGTCGGCCGCGAGCTCGAGACGGAGTTGGAGTATCTCGAGGACCCGGTGCTCGGACGTGAGCAGATGGCGGCGGTGGCGCGCGAGGTATCAATGCCGCTGGCGACGAACATGTGTGTGGTCGCATTCGAGGACATTCCGGACGCCGTTGCGCGCGGATCGGTCGGGGTGGTGCTGTCCGACCACCACGTCTGGGGCGGTCTGCGGCACAGTCTGGAGCTGGCGGCGATCTGCCGGACCTTCGATCTCGGTGTGTCGATGCACTCCAACTCCCATCTGGGCATCTCACTTGCCGCGATGACGCATCTCGGTGCGGCTACCCCGAATCTCAGCTATGCCTGCGACACGCACTATCCGTGGAACCTCACCGAGGAGATCGTCCGGCCCGGCGCTCTGCGTTTCGTTGACGGCAGTGTGCCCGTGCCCGACGGCCCGGGCCTGGGTGTCGAGCTGGACCGCGATGCGCTGGCCCGTCAACATGAGGTGCTGCTCCGGTCGGGACGTACGGTCCGCGATGACACGAGCTATATGCGCAGGGTGGAGCCGGGGTACGACCCGACCCTGCCGAGGTTCTGA